A window of Marinobacter salarius contains these coding sequences:
- the pomA gene encoding flagellar motor protein PomA, with amino-acid sequence MDFATLIGLVGAILLIASAVILGVSPDVFINPPSILIVVGGTMLVVLAKFSFNQFFSAFKVAARAFKFRLPDTRESIDELIEVANVARKQGMLGLEEREVGSPFLGQGIQMLVDGQDAETIKHLLSKERLLTLDHNRSGAKVFTAMADVAPAMGMIGTLIGLVQMLSNMEDPKSIGPAMAVALLTTLYGAMIATMIATPIADKLSLRMTEEARLQSLYIDALVAIKEGTNPRIIEQMLSSYLTPKEREKNSEAETAGV; translated from the coding sequence GTGGATTTTGCCACCCTGATCGGCCTTGTTGGGGCCATCCTGCTTATAGCCTCAGCCGTCATTCTTGGCGTGTCGCCGGATGTTTTTATCAATCCCCCCTCCATACTGATTGTGGTCGGTGGCACCATGCTGGTTGTGCTGGCGAAATTCAGCTTCAACCAGTTTTTCAGCGCCTTCAAAGTGGCCGCTCGAGCGTTCAAATTCCGCTTGCCGGACACCCGTGAAAGCATTGATGAACTGATTGAAGTAGCCAATGTTGCCCGCAAGCAAGGCATGCTCGGCCTGGAAGAGCGCGAAGTTGGCTCGCCGTTTCTCGGCCAGGGAATACAGATGCTGGTCGATGGCCAGGATGCTGAAACCATCAAACACCTGCTGTCCAAGGAGCGCCTACTGACGCTGGATCACAACCGGTCTGGCGCAAAAGTCTTTACGGCAATGGCCGATGTGGCCCCTGCCATGGGGATGATCGGAACCCTGATCGGGCTGGTGCAGATGCTGTCCAACATGGAAGACCCGAAATCCATCGGTCCTGCCATGGCGGTTGCCCTGCTAACCACACTCTACGGCGCAATGATTGCCACCATGATCGCCACCCCCATCGCGGACAAACTCTCGCTGCGAATGACTGAGGAAGCGCGTCTGCAATCGCTCTATATTGATGCGCTGGTTGCTATCAAGGAAGGCACCAATCCGCGGATTATCGAACAGATGCTGTCGAGTTACCTGACCCCGAAAGAACGTGAGAAAAACTCAGAAGCCGAGACCGCAGGCGTTTAG